From Homalodisca vitripennis isolate AUS2020 chromosome 1, UT_GWSS_2.1, whole genome shotgun sequence, the proteins below share one genomic window:
- the LOC124354867 gene encoding uncharacterized protein LOC124354867, producing the protein MLENNMPDLDTSYLDISKMEIVYDFPNISFDTSKSQEPSLTDSILDDGDSVQLSGAIEITDNIGRMMVENGTNHAPDDLNSFHIVPHLEMEEHESMQDDDPLITGNQNNLINVGELNTEEPNIEDQVVEVIAEPQIDNNRAEVVDETPSITDDSSSSGSDFEEIDSSGRPKKGRKRKYAHQSRDIRKKRKNSNKKYISQTGKVVYPKNFRDFHCACKCNEKVSLEVRKSTFKKFYDLGDYNAQNMFICASVQEEKTKRPTVQLSKRQFRRKYTINNTVICRNMYVQTLRVSTKRINTALKKLKNDNVKDERGKCGGSNKIEDKRIEEVRNHIKRIPAYKSHYCRTTTESCWLPPDMTLPRMYSLYKAEVEHPVSQSKYNKIFYADFNLKRKPLQKDTCSTCDTLHALENSTTSDIERDEIKIKHEAHLKLVEEVRAQFKDDLLTAKTVESKQTLSFDLQKTLPLPRLPTNVIYYKRQIMLYNLGIHSGKNW; encoded by the exons atgttggaaaataacatGCCTGATTTG GATACAAGCTACCTGGATATTTCAAAAATGGAAATTGTGTACgactttccaaatatttcatttgataccaGCAAATCACAAGAACCTAGTCTAACAGATTCAATATTAGATGATGGTGATAGTGTTCAATTATCTGGTGCTATTGAAATTACAGATAATATTGGAAGAATGATGGTAGAAAATGGAACTAACCATGCACCAGATGATCTTAACTCTTTTCATATTGTTCCTCATCTGGAAATGGAAGAGCATGAG agtatGCAAGATGATGACCCACTAATTACtggaaatcaaaataatttaattaatgttggtGAACTAAATACTGAAGAACCGAACATTGAGGATCAAGTAGTCGAAGTAATTGCTGAACCCCAGATTGATAACAACAGAGCAGAAGTAGTAGACGAAACGCCTAGCATAACAGATGATAGCTCTTCTAGTGGTTCTGATTTTGAAGAAATTGACAGTTCAGGAAGACCAAAGAAAGGTAGGAAGAGAAAGTATGCACATCAATCTAGAGATAtcagaaaaaaaaggaaaaatagtaataaaaaatacatttctcaaacAGGAAAAGTTGTGTACCCTAAAAACTTCAGGGATTTTCATTGTGCTTGCAAGTGTAATGAGAAAGTGTCACTTGAAGTAAGAAAAAGcacttttaagaaattttatgatTTGGGGGACTATAATGcccaaaacatgtttatttgtgCATCAGTAcaggaagaaaaaacaaaaagaccaACAGTACAACTATCTAAAAGACAGTTTAGAaggaaatatacaattaacaataCTGTTATTTGCAGGAATATGTACGTACAAACCTTAAGAGTGTCCACAAAAAGAATTAATACAGCtcttaaaaagcttaaaaacgaTAATGTGAAAGATGAAAGGGGGAAATGTGGTGGCAGTAACAAGATTGAAGACAAACGGATTGAAGAAGTCCGAAACCACATTAAAAGAATTCCAGCATACAAGTCCCACTACTGTAGAACGACAACAGAATCATGCTGGTTACCCCCTGATATGACATTGCCACGTATGTACAGTTTGTACAAGGCTGAAGTAGAGCATCCTGTGTcccaatcaaaatataataaaatattttatgcagattttAACCTAAAACGGAAACCACTTCAGAAAGACACCTGCAGTACCTGTGACACACTACATGCCCTGGAAAATTCAACTACCAGTGATATAGAGagagatgaaattaaaataaaacatgaggcTCATCTGAAATTAGTCGAAGAAGTAAGAGCTCAGTTCAAGGACGACTTACTAACGGCAAAAACTGTTGAATCAAAACAAACGCTGTCTTTTGATCTTCAAAAAACCCTACCATTACCTCGTCTGCCGACAAATGTCATTTACTATAAACGACAAATCATGCTTTATAATCTGGGTATTCATTCGGGGAAAAACTGGTAA